One Dromiciops gliroides isolate mDroGli1 chromosome 3, mDroGli1.pri, whole genome shotgun sequence DNA segment encodes these proteins:
- the MPZL2 gene encoding myelin protein zero-like protein 2 isoform X2: protein MYGKSPTCAVLLFCIQLTVVWHIAAVEVYTSRVVEAVNGTDVRLKCTFSSFSPVGNALTVTWNFRPRDGGAEEFVFYFHEQPYPPTAGHFKNRVVWDGNVNRNDVSIIIWKLQFNDNGTFTCQVKNPPDVDGVIGEIRLSVVQTVRFSEIYFLALAIGSACALMVLIVIVVVLFQHSRKKRWAHRSHVAVVTES, encoded by the exons ATGTATGGCAAGAGCCCGACATGTGCTGTGCTTCTCTTTTGCATACAACTCACAG TGGTTTGGCACATAGCAGCTGTGGAAGTTTATACCTCCCGAGTAGTAGAGGCTGTTAATGGGACAGATGTTCGACTAAAATGCACTTTCTCCAGTTTCTCCCCTGTGGGTAATGCTCTTACAGTAACCTGGAACTTTCGTCCCCGAGATGGGGGAGCTGAGGAGTTT GTGTTTTACTTCCACGAACAACCTTATCCACCAACTGCTGGACATTTTAAGAATCGGGTGGTCTGGGACGGAAATGTTAACCGGAATGATGTCTCCATCATCATCTGGAAACTACAGTTTAATGATAATGGCACATTCACCTGCCAGGTGAAGAATCCACCGGATGTTGATGGGGTGATAGGGGAGATTCGACTCAGTGTTGTACAAACAG TACGTTTCTCCGAGATCTATTTCCTGGCTCTGGCCATTGGCTCTGCCTGTGCACTGATGGTCTTAATAGTAATTGTGGTGGTCCTCTTCCAGCACTCCCGGAAAAAACGGTGGGCCCACAGAAGTCATGTGGCAGTCGTGACAGAATC GTAA
- the MPZL2 gene encoding myelin protein zero-like protein 2 isoform X1, with product MYGKSPTCAVLLFCIQLTVVWHIAAVEVYTSRVVEAVNGTDVRLKCTFSSFSPVGNALTVTWNFRPRDGGAEEFVFYFHEQPYPPTAGHFKNRVVWDGNVNRNDVSIIIWKLQFNDNGTFTCQVKNPPDVDGVIGEIRLSVVQTVRFSEIYFLALAIGSACALMVLIVIVVVLFQHSRKKRWAHRSHVAVVTES from the exons ATGTATGGCAAGAGCCCGACATGTGCTGTGCTTCTCTTTTGCATACAACTCACAG TGGTTTGGCACATAGCAGCTGTGGAAGTTTATACCTCCCGAGTAGTAGAGGCTGTTAATGGGACAGATGTTCGACTAAAATGCACTTTCTCCAGTTTCTCCCCTGTGGGTAATGCTCTTACAGTAACCTGGAACTTTCGTCCCCGAGATGGGGGAGCTGAGGAGTTT GTGTTTTACTTCCACGAACAACCTTATCCACCAACTGCTGGACATTTTAAGAATCGGGTGGTCTGGGACGGAAATGTTAACCGGAATGATGTCTCCATCATCATCTGGAAACTACAGTTTAATGATAATGGCACATTCACCTGCCAGGTGAAGAATCCACCGGATGTTGATGGGGTGATAGGGGAGATTCGACTCAGTGTTGTACAAACAG TACGTTTCTCCGAGATCTATTTCCTGGCTCTGGCCATTGGCTCTGCCTGTGCACTGATGGTCTTAATAGTAATTGTGGTGGTCCTCTTCCAGCACTCCCGGAAAAAACGGTGGGCCCACAGAAGTCATGTGGCAGTCGTGACAGAATCGTAA